A genomic window from Glycine max cultivar Williams 82 chromosome 17, Glycine_max_v4.0, whole genome shotgun sequence includes:
- the LOC100814798 gene encoding E3 ubiquitin-protein ligase CIP8, whose protein sequence is MADVTTYLRHHPDSDPNPNPNPNPNPNPDDDQTLIPFPYWDLDFDFDPEFPSNTLSFTDRENQVNFIMDLFHQSVEQSQLTDPLSNDAVFGAIDGIDLGFPAADDFFVGQRFSVGSDESHTHPHTLAANDDGVLGFCAHSNENDDVASIPLCWDALQLEENNNNNNTYEDFEWEEVMDERDVISMLDDTVSVSLGIEEETEAAAAEEDAESEVSILEWQVLLNSTNLEGPNSEPYFGDSEDFVYTAEYEMMFGQFNDNAFNGKPPASASIVRSLPSVVVTEADVANDNNVVVVCAVCKDEFGVGEGVKVLPCSHRYHGECIVPWLGIRNTCPVCRYEFPTDDADYERRKAQRSVM, encoded by the coding sequence ATGGCAGATGTAACCACCTACCTCCGCCACCACCCCGACTCCGACCCCAACCCCAACCCCAATCCCAACCCCAACCCCAACCCCGACGACGACCAAACCCTAATTCCCTTTCCCTATTGGGATTTGGACTTCGATTTCGACCCCGAATTCCCCTCAAACACTCTCTCCTTCACCGACCGCGAAAATCAGGTCAATTTCATCATGGATCTCTTCCACCAGAGCGTGGAGCAGTCGCAACTCACCGATCCTCTCTCCAACGACGCCGTTTTCGGCGCCATCGATGGAATCGATTTAGGTTTCCCCGCCGCTGACGACTTCTTCGTCGGACAGAGATTCTCCGTCGGATCCGACGAATCGCACACTCACCCACACACGCTCGCGGCGAACGACGACGGCGTCCTAGGGTTCTGCGCGCATTCCAACGAAAACGACGACGTTGCAAGCATCCCTCTCTGCTGGGACGCGCTTCAATTagaagaaaacaacaacaacaacaacacctaCGAGGATTTCGAGTGGGAGGAAGTGATGGACGAGAGAGACGTTATCAGCATGCTAGATGACACCGTTTCCGTTTCCCTCGGAATTGAAGAGGAAACAGaagcagcagcagcagaagaagatgcagaaTCTGAAGTCAGCATTTTGGAGTGGCAAGTTTTATTGAACTCCACCAATTTGGAAGGACCGAATTCGGAGCCTTATTTCGGAGATAGCGAGGATTTCGTTTACACCGCGGAGTACGAAATGATGTTCGGGCAATTCAACGACAATGCATTTAATGGGAAACCTCCGGCCTCCGCCTCCATCGTGAGGAGTCTTCCGTCGGTGGTTGTGACCGAAGCTGACGTGGCAAACGACAACAACGTGGTCGTCGTCTGCGCGGTTTGTAAAGATGAGTTTGGTGTTGGGGAAGGGGTGAAGGTGTTGCCGTGTTCGCATCGTTACCATGGGGAGTGCATTGTGCCGTGGTTGGGGATAAGGAACACTTGTCCCGTTTGTCGCTATGAGTTCCCCACTGATGATGCTGATTATGAGCGGAGGAAAGCGCAGAGATCTGTAAtgtga